In a genomic window of Sulfurimonas denitrificans DSM 1251:
- the murU gene encoding N-acetylmuramate alpha-1-phosphate uridylyltransferase MurU: protein MILAAGRGERMRPLTDKIPKPLIEIHSKALIVWHIEKLSYLGFSEIVINIAYLGDKIISFLGDGSKWGVSLLYSDERESGTLESAGGIIKALPLLGNDTFLVVNGDIWSDYEFESDFDLGDDLAHLILVPNPQHNHLGDFGLDKNRASNNANIKYTFSGIGYYSPKLFNTLELAKLPLAPILRQNIDKNRVSASLYEGKWHDIGTPQRLHTAETTSV from the coding sequence ATGATTTTAGCTGCAGGACGTGGCGAGAGAATGCGTCCTCTTACAGATAAAATACCAAAACCACTCATTGAAATTCACTCTAAAGCACTTATAGTTTGGCATATAGAAAAGCTCTCCTATCTTGGGTTTAGTGAGATTGTTATAAACATAGCATATCTTGGAGATAAAATCATCTCATTTTTAGGAGATGGCTCTAAATGGGGAGTTAGTCTGCTCTACTCTGATGAGAGAGAAAGCGGAACACTTGAGAGCGCTGGTGGAATCATAAAAGCACTACCTTTGCTGGGAAATGACACTTTTTTAGTTGTAAATGGTGATATTTGGTCTGATTATGAATTTGAGAGCGATTTTGATTTAGGAGATGATTTAGCACATCTTATCTTAGTCCCAAACCCGCAACATAACCATCTTGGAGATTTTGGGCTTGATAAAAATAGAGCCTCAAATAATGCAAATATAAAATATACTTTCTCTGGCATAGGATATTACAGTCCGAAACTCTTTAACACTCTTGAGCTAGCAAAACTCCCTTTAGCACCTATTCTTCGCCAAAATATTGATAAAAACAGGGTAAGTGCCTCTTTGTATGAGGGGAAATGGCATGATATAGGTACGCCACAAAGATTACATACTGCAGAGACTACTTCTGTATAA
- a CDS encoding sugar MFS transporter: MPAKSSFIPMFIMGTLFFIFGFVTWLNGSLIPFLKIVCELNEFEALFVTFAFYISYTVMALPMAYVLEKTGYKDGMALGLGVMAIGALLFIPAAQSAEFIIFLIALFTLGTGLTILQSASNPYIVYLGPVESAAMRISIMGIINKGAGVLAPIVFSALLFLDVGEQDVMSEASREILAQKLIVPYIVMALILVALIVLIKFSSLESLTIKDDKSNSEKSSIFEFPRLILGAIALFFYVGIEVIAGDTIALYAQSIGVESYSTLTSFTMFFMVLGYIAGIVFIPRYLSQKNALIGSALFGILFLLGVVFSLSTSHLLSEILWGWSGVRTLPDTITFVALLGFANALVWPSIWPLALNGLGKHTPKGSALLIMSIAGGALLPLLFGKIAQLVSSMQTAYLLGIVSYAFILYYAVAGHKISSWKNSDKS; the protein is encoded by the coding sequence ATGCCCGCTAAAAGTTCATTCATTCCTATGTTTATCATGGGCACTCTCTTCTTTATCTTTGGTTTTGTAACATGGTTAAATGGCTCTTTAATCCCATTTTTAAAAATAGTATGTGAGCTCAATGAGTTTGAAGCACTGTTTGTAACCTTTGCTTTTTATATCTCATATACTGTTATGGCTCTTCCTATGGCGTATGTTTTGGAAAAAACTGGCTACAAAGATGGTATGGCTTTAGGACTTGGAGTGATGGCTATCGGCGCACTTCTTTTTATACCAGCAGCACAAAGTGCTGAGTTTATTATCTTCTTGATTGCACTCTTTACATTAGGAACAGGACTTACAATCCTTCAAAGCGCTTCAAATCCATATATCGTTTATCTGGGTCCAGTAGAGAGTGCGGCTATGCGAATAAGCATAATGGGAATCATAAACAAAGGTGCTGGAGTTTTGGCACCTATCGTATTTAGCGCTTTGCTCTTTTTGGATGTTGGTGAACAAGATGTGATGAGCGAAGCCTCAAGGGAGATACTTGCTCAAAAACTTATAGTTCCATATATTGTTATGGCGCTTATATTGGTAGCGCTTATCGTTCTTATCAAGTTCTCATCACTAGAGAGTCTCACAATAAAAGATGATAAATCAAATAGTGAAAAAAGCTCTATATTTGAATTTCCACGCCTTATCTTAGGCGCAATTGCCCTCTTTTTTTATGTCGGCATAGAAGTCATTGCGGGAGATACAATAGCTCTTTATGCGCAAAGTATTGGAGTTGAGAGTTATAGCACTCTTACCTCTTTTACCATGTTTTTTATGGTGCTTGGATATATAGCTGGAATTGTTTTTATACCTAGATATCTCTCACAAAAAAACGCACTTATAGGCTCTGCACTCTTTGGTATTTTGTTTTTACTCGGTGTTGTATTTTCCTTATCAACCTCTCATCTCTTATCTGAGATTTTATGGGGATGGAGTGGTGTTAGAACTCTTCCAGATACTATAACATTTGTTGCACTTTTAGGTTTTGCAAATGCTCTCGTATGGCCGAGTATCTGGCCATTAGCGCTTAATGGGCTTGGCAAACATACCCCAAAAGGGAGCGCACTGCTTATTATGTCAATAGCGGGAGGAGCGCTTCTTCCGCTTCTTTTTGGCAAAATTGCTCAGCTGGTCTCAAGCATGCAAACAGCATATCTCCTTGGCATAGTCTCTTATGCCTTTATACTTTATTACGCTGTCGCAGGGCACAAAATTTCATCTTGGAAAAACAGTGATAAGAGTTAG
- a CDS encoding sodium:solute symporter, with product MQSAFSSLDWFVFGLYFLILALSSFVLGKTKISSSREFFLSPKAVPMYAVALSVLATSQSAATFLGVPELSYNGNFTFIGFYFSALLAVIFIAYVLIPKYYEMRALTVYELLESRYGKSAKQQAGVMFLIGRILASGARLYIGALAISMILFSDILFLHVAISIVILMLGALSYTYFGGVRSVILSDVIQSFVYISAGVGVAIYLYLSLENIEIFKTLSEAGKLKFLDTSLDGNFNIVALLSGWLLLNIAAFGLDQDMTQRVLTCKSKDEAAKALIISILLTIPVVLLFLTIGAFLYLFYMQSSVTQSFDGENITIFMYYILNEMPDGLRGLVTVGAIAAALSSANSVLGAMASVGIEDLYRPWKLVRGEVDEEHFIKASRVAVLIFALLLSLMAMISYFWQRYSDLSLISFALGVMSFAYTGLLGVYFSAIFTSRGNRTTVLFALIGGFLTVLALQPYIFGVTIGFASMMVIGTLVSFLIMQLGVSRE from the coding sequence TCTCTCCAAAAGCAGTTCCAATGTATGCCGTAGCACTTTCTGTCCTTGCTACTTCACAATCAGCCGCAACATTTTTGGGCGTGCCTGAGCTCTCTTATAATGGCAATTTTACCTTTATTGGGTTTTACTTCTCAGCTCTTTTAGCAGTAATTTTTATAGCTTATGTTCTTATCCCAAAATATTATGAGATGCGCGCACTCACAGTTTACGAACTCCTAGAGTCAAGATATGGTAAAAGTGCAAAACAGCAAGCTGGTGTTATGTTTTTGATAGGGCGAATACTTGCTAGCGGAGCAAGGCTTTACATTGGTGCTTTAGCTATCTCTATGATTTTATTTAGCGATATCCTTTTTCTACATGTAGCAATTTCGATTGTCATTTTGATGCTTGGAGCGCTTAGCTATACCTACTTTGGAGGTGTCCGTTCAGTTATCTTAAGTGATGTAATTCAATCATTCGTTTACATAAGTGCAGGAGTTGGAGTTGCAATTTATCTCTATCTCTCGTTAGAAAACATTGAAATATTTAAAACACTTAGCGAGGCTGGAAAATTAAAGTTTTTAGATACATCACTTGATGGAAATTTTAACATTGTTGCACTTCTTAGCGGATGGCTTCTTTTAAATATTGCAGCTTTTGGACTTGATCAAGATATGACACAAAGGGTCCTTACATGTAAGAGCAAGGATGAAGCAGCAAAGGCGCTTATCATCTCAATACTCCTTACCATTCCCGTTGTACTTCTATTTCTAACTATCGGCGCATTTCTTTATCTTTTTTATATGCAAAGCAGTGTAACTCAGAGTTTTGATGGCGAAAATATTACAATTTTTATGTACTATATATTAAATGAGATGCCAGATGGGCTTAGAGGCTTGGTTACAGTTGGAGCAATTGCCGCAGCACTCTCAAGTGCAAATTCAGTTTTAGGCGCTATGGCATCTGTTGGTATTGAAGATTTATACAGACCTTGGAAATTAGTGCGTGGTGAAGTAGATGAGGAGCATTTTATAAAAGCTTCAAGAGTAGCTGTGCTTATTTTTGCACTTCTTTTATCATTGATGGCGATGATTAGTTACTTTTGGCAACGCTATAGTGACCTCTCGCTTATTAGCTTCGCACTTGGGGTTATGTCATTTGCTTACACTGGTCTTTTGGGTGTATATTTCTCTGCAATTTTTACTTCACGTGGAAACAGAACAACTGTTCTCTTTGCTCTAATCGGCGGTTTTTTAACTGTTTTAGCGCTTCAACCATATATCTTTGGCGTAACAATAGGCTTTGCCTCTATGATGGTTATAGGTACTCTTGTCTCTTTTTTAATTATGCAACTTGGAGTTAGTCGTGAGTGA
- a CDS encoding D-hexose-6-phosphate mutarotase: MIRVREFPNGFEYIEIQNSSAKAKIALQGAHIFEYQRVGEEAILWLSEISDFEQGRAIRGGVPVCWPWFGFNEDKNLPQHGFARTSMWEFVGANEVNESKTTLLFRLTNSEQTLKIWNYKFLLELQITISKELKMELKTTNLDDKAFKISQALHTYFSVSHISEVTISGLDKKPYLDALSWQKEVQGGNIYFEEEVDRVYQEIDEKIVLRDKNREINIKNKNSSSAVIWNPWIEKTLRMSAMKEDAYKYFVCIESANAFDDARVIEPKQSHTLIVQIF; this comes from the coding sequence GTGATAAGAGTTAGAGAGTTCCCAAACGGGTTTGAGTACATAGAGATTCAAAACAGCTCTGCAAAAGCAAAAATAGCACTTCAAGGTGCACATATCTTTGAGTATCAAAGAGTTGGAGAAGAGGCTATTTTATGGCTTAGCGAAATTAGCGATTTTGAACAAGGTCGGGCAATTCGCGGTGGTGTTCCTGTGTGTTGGCCATGGTTTGGATTTAATGAGGATAAAAATTTACCACAACATGGTTTTGCAAGAACTAGTATGTGGGAGTTTGTAGGTGCTAATGAGGTAAATGAGAGTAAAACTACTCTTCTCTTTAGACTAACTAACAGTGAACAAACACTCAAAATTTGGAACTATAAGTTTCTCTTAGAGCTTCAAATCACAATTTCCAAAGAGTTAAAGATGGAGTTAAAAACTACAAACTTGGATGATAAGGCTTTTAAAATATCTCAAGCTCTTCACACATACTTCAGTGTTTCACATATCTCTGAAGTTACTATAAGTGGCTTAGATAAAAAACCATACCTTGATGCGCTCTCGTGGCAAAAAGAGGTTCAAGGAGGCAATATCTATTTTGAAGAAGAGGTCGATAGAGTTTATCAAGAGATTGATGAAAAGATAGTGTTAAGAGATAAAAATAGAGAGATAAATATAAAAAACAAAAACTCATCTTCTGCTGTTATCTGGAATCCATGGATAGAAAAAACCTTAAGGATGAGCGCTATGAAAGAGGACGCTTACAAATATTTTGTTTGTATAGAGTCCGCAAATGCATTTGATGATGCCAGAGTTATAGAGCCAAAACAATCTCATACACTGATTGTGCAAATCTTTTAG
- a CDS encoding lytic murein transglycosylase: MRKLFFILILPFLLLAKSDNCTFKNSDYEDICKKAVNNGVSYEYANNFLLSYFKTKKFDEVSYKYLQPQYIAQHKKNEKKANNTLVKYVSEMVVHLREYKEVYDFVEKEYGVNREIITAILIKETRLGKIKPSHDAFIVFNTLVLRVKPNSQREKWLLEMGKTNMISIIIHCYKRGVAPLECNLPSSYAGAIGIPQFMPNSFVYAKGYKTEIGDLTKMEDSIVSVANFLNQKAEFTSLLDWNKVPDIVSIESKWYDFEFENSDASFVYASNKKGDKLYKCFTCDNEELDYLRDYTKKIMSYNNSSNYAIGVMRLAYEAQRELLLSKNQ, translated from the coding sequence ATGAGAAAACTATTTTTTATCCTTATACTTCCCTTTCTTCTTCTTGCAAAGAGTGATAACTGTACATTTAAAAACAGTGATTATGAAGATATTTGCAAAAAAGCTGTAAATAACGGTGTGTCTTATGAGTATGCAAATAATTTTCTACTCTCATACTTTAAAACAAAAAAATTTGATGAAGTAAGCTACAAATACTTACAACCACAATACATTGCACAACATAAAAAAAATGAGAAAAAGGCAAATAATACACTTGTAAAATATGTCTCTGAAATGGTTGTGCATCTAAGAGAGTATAAGGAAGTGTATGATTTTGTAGAAAAAGAGTATGGGGTAAACCGCGAAATAATTACTGCTATTTTAATCAAAGAGACAAGACTTGGAAAAATCAAACCCTCTCATGACGCTTTTATCGTCTTTAACACTTTAGTTTTAAGAGTAAAGCCAAATTCACAAAGAGAAAAATGGCTCTTAGAGATGGGAAAAACAAACATGATATCTATTATTATTCACTGCTATAAAAGAGGCGTTGCACCCCTAGAGTGCAATCTTCCAAGCTCTTATGCTGGAGCTATTGGGATTCCACAATTTATGCCAAATAGTTTTGTCTATGCAAAAGGGTATAAAACAGAGATTGGGGATTTGACAAAAATGGAGGATTCTATCGTATCTGTTGCAAATTTTTTAAATCAAAAAGCAGAGTTTACGTCTCTCTTAGATTGGAATAAAGTTCCAGACATAGTTTCAATAGAGTCTAAATGGTACGATTTTGAGTTTGAAAATAGTGATGCCTCATTTGTATATGCAAGCAATAAGAAAGGGGATAAGCTCTACAAATGTTTTACATGTGATAATGAAGAGCTTGACTACTTAAGAGATTACACAAAAAAAATCATGAGCTACAACAACTCATCAAATTATGCCATCGGGGTAATGCGTTTAGCTTATGAAGCACAGCGAGAGCTACTGCTTAGTAAAAACCAATAG
- a CDS encoding anhydro-N-acetylmuramic acid kinase — MSEFYIGVMSGTSLDGIDLALCEIEDDAFELLLCASYPFDAELKSDILNAINAQTTLKNIGEIDIRLGKMYADALEKFIEENSLKRVKIRAIGLHGQTLWHEPESQNPFSMQLGNANILTARLGICVVSDFRQKDIALGGQGAPFTPAFHEFLFSKLSGNVAVLNIGGMANITLLREMLSGYDTGCGNVLMDYWISKYNGSPYDKDGEWAKSGTPNRELLREFLKEPYFLKSPPKSTGRELFGEKWLKKQLSEFAKKNQNCSYLKARDIQATLLELSVQSIANEIKKSDTTLLIVCGGGINNRYLMERLQEELGDIKIASSDEYGVSSEFMEAMAFAWLAHERIHKKCVKISSVSGALRDSILGAIYE; from the coding sequence GTGAGTGAGTTTTATATAGGTGTTATGTCTGGGACTAGTCTTGATGGAATCGATTTAGCTCTTTGTGAGATAGAAGATGATGCTTTTGAGCTTCTTTTATGCGCTTCTTACCCTTTTGATGCAGAGTTAAAGAGCGATATTTTAAATGCTATAAATGCGCAAACAACGCTTAAAAACATTGGCGAAATAGATATTCGTTTAGGCAAAATGTATGCTGATGCGTTAGAGAAATTTATTGAAGAAAATAGCCTTAAGAGAGTTAAAATAAGAGCTATCGGTCTGCATGGGCAAACACTTTGGCATGAGCCAGAGAGCCAAAATCCTTTCTCCATGCAGTTAGGAAATGCCAACATACTAACAGCTAGGCTTGGCATCTGCGTAGTGAGTGATTTTAGGCAAAAAGATATAGCTCTTGGAGGTCAAGGGGCACCATTTACTCCCGCTTTTCATGAATTTTTATTCTCTAAATTAAGTGGGAATGTAGCTGTTTTAAATATTGGTGGAATGGCGAACATTACGCTTCTTAGAGAGATGCTTAGCGGTTATGATACTGGATGCGGAAATGTACTTATGGATTACTGGATTTCTAAATATAACGGCTCCCCATACGACAAAGATGGAGAGTGGGCAAAATCAGGAACTCCAAACAGAGAACTCTTAAGAGAGTTTTTAAAGGAGCCTTACTTTTTAAAGAGTCCCCCAAAGAGTACTGGGCGTGAGCTTTTTGGCGAAAAATGGCTGAAAAAACAGTTGAGTGAATTTGCTAAAAAAAATCAAAACTGCTCATACTTAAAAGCAAGAGATATTCAAGCTACACTCCTTGAGTTGAGTGTTCAAAGTATTGCAAATGAGATAAAAAAAAGTGATACAACTCTGCTAATAGTCTGCGGTGGAGGTATAAACAACCGCTATCTTATGGAACGCTTGCAAGAGGAGCTAGGAGATATAAAGATAGCTTCAAGTGACGAATATGGCGTAAGTAGCGAATTTATGGAGGCTATGGCATTTGCTTGGCTCGCACATGAGAGAATCCATAAAAAATGTGTTAAAATTTCATCTGTTAGCGGAGCGTTAAGAGACTCAATTTTAGGTGCTATTTATGAATAA
- a CDS encoding HAD-IIB family hydrolase, producing MKNIYITDLDHTFLRTDLSISDFTKSRWNDMAQGSIATIATARTYKKTVQFLRDVEINAPMILLDGALIATVDKKIIDSKFIAKDAGDAIIDEGAKFGIYPFVLSLRDKNLNEAFLYSSILNEHQKSVLSRYKGDDNLVECRDIRTMDDNFKIVYFGEEVLLRELAKHLEATFGNMFKYILAPEAYVGCYFLTLLHKDADKSHGIRSVSQHLGFDLNKLTVFGDNFNDIGMFEIAGTSVAVANAQDGVKKLAKIVLEHTNDEDAVAHYLDSLKNAR from the coding sequence ATGAAAAATATATATATTACAGATTTGGACCACACTTTTTTACGAACTGATTTGTCTATAAGTGATTTTACAAAAAGTAGATGGAACGATATGGCGCAAGGCTCTATCGCAACCATAGCAACGGCTAGAACATATAAAAAAACAGTACAGTTTTTACGTGATGTAGAGATAAATGCTCCGATGATACTCCTTGATGGCGCACTAATTGCAACTGTAGATAAAAAAATAATAGATTCAAAATTTATAGCAAAAGACGCAGGAGATGCCATCATAGATGAGGGTGCAAAGTTTGGGATATACCCTTTTGTTCTCTCACTTAGAGATAAAAATTTAAATGAAGCATTTTTATACTCAAGCATTCTAAATGAGCATCAAAAGAGTGTACTATCAAGATATAAAGGCGATGATAACTTAGTAGAGTGCAGAGATATCAGAACGATGGATGATAACTTTAAAATCGTCTATTTTGGAGAAGAGGTACTTCTTAGAGAGTTAGCAAAACATTTAGAAGCAACCTTTGGCAATATGTTTAAGTACATACTGGCTCCAGAAGCCTATGTTGGGTGCTATTTTTTAACTCTCTTACATAAAGATGCAGATAAGTCTCATGGGATAAGAAGTGTGAGCCAACATCTAGGTTTTGACTTAAATAAATTAACAGTTTTTGGTGATAATTTTAACGATATAGGAATGTTTGAGATAGCTGGAACTTCTGTTGCAGTCGCAAATGCACAAGATGGTGTAAAAAAATTAGCAAAGATTGTGCTAGAACACACAAATGATGAAGACGCTGTTGCGCACTATCTTGATAGCCTAAAAAATGCCCGCTAA
- a CDS encoding aminoglycoside phosphotransferase family protein: MNKLQEWLGETSFKNYTIESALADASFRKYYRLRNGDKTAILMDSSSEKNSLKSFIHVTTKLINADVCAPKIFEQNQEDGFLILEDFGTTHYLDILNNQNYKAFYTKAINTILKMQKADTSSLPLYDKDFLHFEMDLMQEWYLEKLLKLKIGESQIKLLKKTLDSISSVVLEQPQGVFVHRDFHSRNIMLKSDKKIGIIDYQDAMSGAVTYDLASLLKDCYVAYDRKEIKKLALEFRDKKGIKVDDETFIKWFDFMGMQRHIKVLGVFSRLSIRDKKNGYLKNIPLTLKYLIDTAQRYEQTKEFASFLNSLK; the protein is encoded by the coding sequence ATGAATAAATTACAAGAGTGGTTAGGTGAAACGTCGTTTAAAAACTACACTATTGAGAGTGCATTGGCTGATGCCAGTTTTAGAAAATATTATCGGCTCAGAAATGGGGACAAAACAGCCATTTTGATGGACTCTTCTTCAGAGAAAAACTCTCTTAAATCTTTTATACATGTAACAACAAAACTGATAAATGCTGATGTTTGTGCACCAAAGATTTTTGAACAAAACCAAGAAGATGGCTTTCTAATCTTAGAAGATTTTGGAACAACACACTACTTAGATATTTTAAATAATCAAAATTATAAAGCATTCTACACAAAAGCAATCAATACAATTTTAAAGATGCAAAAAGCTGATACCTCATCACTTCCTCTTTATGATAAAGATTTCCTTCATTTTGAGATGGATTTGATGCAGGAGTGGTATTTGGAAAAACTCCTAAAATTAAAAATAGGTGAATCTCAAATAAAACTTCTCAAAAAAACCCTAGACTCTATAAGCAGTGTTGTCTTAGAGCAACCTCAAGGAGTTTTTGTACATCGTGATTTTCACTCTAGAAACATTATGCTAAAGAGCGATAAAAAAATCGGAATCATAGATTATCAAGACGCTATGAGTGGCGCTGTTACTTATGACTTAGCATCTCTGCTCAAAGATTGTTATGTTGCTTATGATAGAAAAGAGATAAAAAAGCTAGCCTTAGAGTTTCGTGATAAAAAAGGTATTAAAGTAGATGATGAGACTTTTATAAAGTGGTTTGATTTTATGGGAATGCAGCGACATATAAAAGTACTTGGAGTCTTCTCACGTCTTAGTATTCGTGATAAGAAAAATGGCTATTTAAAAAATATACCACTGACTCTAAAGTACCTCATCGATACAGCACAGAGGTATGAGCAGACAAAAGAGTTTGCTTCATTTTTAAACTCTCTTAAATGA
- a CDS encoding cation:proton antiporter: MDSTLLYIVMALGVSTILNLFLKRLGISQIIGYIFTGTIIVYAFDLRQMSDSSILEHIGEFGIVFLMFTIGLEISLARMYSMKKEIFFNGFMQVTFTALIVYAVSHYFFALDSISALILSLAFALSSTAVVLSYLKSSKEIHSPYGQQATGILIFQDIAVIPILILLSFLTSNADQSVLIILRDTFISAVLVIGLMFIVGKRAMTWLLHFSASSEVDELFMGSVLFIVVSAALLASYMGFTYSLGAFVAGMIIAETKYHHKVESDIAPFKDILLGTFFIVVGMKIDIFFFIDNFLVIAGLFALVMILKTTVTYLILRLTSSHSRSLKTALAISQVGEFSFVIFAVASVDGLLNKELESLFILIVIFSMVITPFFISKINRFVSYLTNYEYLGLKTSAFTSRQNHVIVCGYSITGKFVAHYLDKIDAHYVIIDNNPKHVQEAIADKKEAYLGDMSKLSLLEALHAESSAAVIVTLDNMEKKRAICEAVLKHTKHVNLIVKISTLEDKNNLEDLEITSMVDDKVEVARLLVEKMTTCKLKF, encoded by the coding sequence ATGGATTCAACACTTTTATATATAGTTATGGCACTAGGTGTCTCAACAATACTCAATCTTTTTTTAAAACGCTTAGGCATCTCACAGATAATTGGATATATCTTTACTGGTACAATTATTGTATATGCATTTGATTTGCGACAAATGAGTGACTCTTCTATTCTTGAACATATTGGTGAATTTGGTATAGTGTTTTTGATGTTTACAATAGGGCTTGAGATCTCTCTTGCAAGAATGTACAGTATGAAAAAAGAGATATTTTTCAACGGTTTTATGCAGGTTACTTTTACAGCGCTTATAGTTTATGCGGTTAGTCACTATTTTTTTGCATTAGATTCAATCTCTGCACTTATCTTATCTTTAGCGTTTGCTCTCTCTTCTACCGCTGTTGTTCTTAGCTATCTAAAGAGTTCAAAAGAGATTCATAGTCCATACGGACAACAAGCAACAGGGATACTTATTTTTCAAGATATTGCCGTTATTCCTATCTTGATTCTTTTAAGTTTCTTAACAAGCAATGCAGATCAGAGTGTGCTTATAATCTTAAGAGACACTTTTATAAGTGCTGTACTAGTTATTGGGCTTATGTTTATAGTTGGTAAAAGAGCTATGACATGGCTTCTGCACTTCTCAGCTTCAAGTGAGGTAGATGAGCTTTTTATGGGTTCGGTTCTTTTTATAGTTGTAAGTGCGGCTCTTTTAGCTTCATATATGGGTTTTACATACTCTCTTGGGGCTTTTGTTGCGGGTATGATTATAGCTGAGACAAAGTACCACCACAAAGTAGAATCAGATATAGCGCCTTTTAAAGATATTTTACTTGGTACTTTTTTTATTGTTGTGGGGATGAAGATTGATATCTTTTTCTTTATAGATAATTTCTTGGTAATAGCAGGTCTGTTCGCACTTGTTATGATTTTAAAAACAACTGTTACCTATCTTATCCTTCGTCTTACATCTTCACATTCACGCTCCCTAAAAACAGCACTTGCTATCTCTCAAGTTGGAGAGTTCTCTTTTGTGATTTTTGCAGTTGCAAGTGTGGATGGACTTTTAAACAAAGAACTAGAGTCTCTTTTTATTCTTATAGTTATATTTTCAATGGTAATTACTCCATTTTTTATCTCAAAAATAAACAGATTTGTAAGCTATCTAACAAATTATGAGTATTTAGGACTTAAAACTTCTGCCTTTACATCAAGACAAAATCATGTAATAGTGTGCGGATACAGTATTACAGGAAAATTTGTAGCACACTACCTTGATAAGATAGACGCACACTATGTCATAATTGACAATAATCCAAAACATGTTCAAGAGGCTATAGCTGATAAAAAAGAGGCATATCTTGGAGATATGTCAAAATTATCTCTTCTTGAGGCACTGCATGCAGAGAGTTCCGCGGCTGTTATAGTTACGCTGGATAATATGGAGAAAAAAAGAGCTATTTGTGAGGCAGTGCTAAAGCATACAAAACATGTAAATCTAATAGTAAAAATCTCCACGCTAGAGGACAAAAACAACCTTGAAGATTTAGAGATAACCTCTATGGTAGATGATAAAGTTGAGGTTGCAAGACTGCTTGTTGAAAAAATGACTACATGTAAACTGAAATTTTAA